In Brassica napus cultivar Da-Ae chromosome C2, Da-Ae, whole genome shotgun sequence, the sequence ttatatttgtaGATGAGAAATAACATTCTTCTATATTCtactttatatttatacaactatgttttaaagaaatatatttgaGCAAAACTTATCATTATTAAATAACTTTTCtattttaatggtaaaaatagaggaatacactGGAGATGGTATTAATAGCTTCAAATTAATTTGGTATGTGTCGTAATGTGTTTAAGACATCTTAAAGTTTGGCGTCAAGGAGATAAATACCAAACTTGTACGTCGGGCTAGGCCTAGCTaggcgttcgggttcggatccgGTACTTCGGGTTTTCGGATGGAGAGGTACATAACCcgtttagattattttatacttcggatcgggttcggatttTTAAGGTTCGGGTTcaggttatttcggatataaccGAACTgtgtaacaaataaaaaaaattctatgtatCCTTGATTTGACTTTGTGAGACCAGAAACAATATTGTTGAAGTTAGAAGATTGAACAACTTAATATAAGATTTATGATCTTTTTGATTTGTTATTACGTTGAGGAACACGAGTCTGTATTCTTTTTCTTCGTGTAATTTCTATTTGTATTACCttgaataaaaaatgataaagaaTCCATCTattcataaatcaaaatcaaagagacatcaaaatcaaacagaaatcAAACCTGGATAATCACGAAGGTTTGAGCTCATGCATATGTAAAgagcaaagagaaaacaaatcgCAAATCCTACTTGTaatcaaacataaatcaaaatcgcAAAGTATAGTGATTCATACATGTAATCGGTCATAAAATGAGTTTAAgtatgtactgaacatataCGTTGAAGAAAGAGAAGACGAAAAGATGAATGGGAATGGAAGACGTAAGTTTAGggttagtaatatatatatatatatatatatatatatattcgggTACTTCGGGTAATTGGTTCGGGTATCGGATATAACCAATAGGATACGGATATCCGGACTGGTTGAATCCTAAACCCCTTTGGAGTTTTTTTAACTTCgattcggttttcggttcgggtttttcgggtcggttcggaGTCCGGTTTCGGTTAATATGCCCATGGGCCATGtatcgaattaaaaaaaaacttccatCAGCCAACGTGTGAATATAGTGTAATCAATGGTTGTTATGGATGCAACATTGCAACTACCATATAAAATATCGGGACTCAATGAGTTCGATACACTAAACGTTTACTCTCATTGACACATTATCAATCTACGTACAACACAGCTTCAAAAAGTCGTGACTTAAATTTATGATTGTaacattttagtattttaaagaCGAGTTAGAAAAACAGTTAGCTATAACcagtttatattttaagtattttacgTTACcgatttaaatttttgatttgatAGTTTAAGGTAACGTCTACAATTTATAGCTGTTAACCAATAACTAATTATATGTATCACGATTCTGAAGTTTCATAACAAAGCTCAATATCATTAGAAATTAATATTCTTAACAGTAGTCAATTATAGATGGAGCCGTTTAATTTGTGGTCAGAAAAGGGTATGAAAAGGAAACCGAACGGTAAGAGGACCTCGTTGAATTTCTTTTGACATTTGCTAAAGAAACCACCACAAGAAAAGTAAACTAAAAACCTCAAATAAAAAATCCAATCTCTCCTTCACTGTTTTTATGTTCGTAGTTGTTAGATCTTAGAGCAACTTTATCAATGCATTTTTCAATTTGGAGTTCTCACTTCccaaacaataatattttaatactacatattagataattaaatttttttagaaaaattagatgatttttaaaggcaacacatatttttctaaagagGTTATATACTATCTTACTCTCTcccatatttttcttttaacttttattttcttaaacattGAGATACTCTCCTAAAGACTCCCGTTGGAATTGTTCTTATATCTGTTTGAATTCGAATATTTAAATAGATCACTCTTTCATTTGATTTAAACATAATCTAGAATCTAGGgtttcgtttaaaaaaaaaaaaatacttggtTCATAAATTTCCTGCTACAACAACAACTGTACATCACCATCATTAAGAGAAACCCATCTGCCTCTTTCACAATCTAATAAATATTCTCACCCTTCCCCATCTTTCGCTTCTCTCATCTATTGTTCTCTTTGTAGGTTTTCGCCTttcttttttgttgaaaaaagaTTCTCGCCTTTCTTTTGTATGAAAACCCTTTTTCCTTTTAGTCAAAATAAAACCCCTTCCTCCTTATTGTGTACCTCTCCTGATTACATACGACGGAAAGGAAAGAGAAGAAAGTTTTGATCATGTCGGTTTGACAAAAGAGTTTCTTATAGATATCTTTGGCATTCTGTCCACCTCCTCTACATATGTGTATGGACGATGTGTTTTGTGAGTGGAGGTGGGCATACTGCCAATAGAGATCTGTTAGGGCTTCTTTGTAAAACTCCTCATGATTTTATGCACTCAAGATTATACAGTAGCTCATGGTGATCAAGATCATCTGATGAACACTTAGATCTCAGTTTGAAGAAATATTGTATTTTCTCGAATTTACTTAACTTTATTATGTGTAATTGTGATTTTTATTGAGTCATTAGTTGACATTCCCTGTCTCTTTTGATCTGATTCATCTCTCTGAAGTTTTGCTGCTTTCCTTGGTTGAGACTCTAATCTGTTGGTGGTTTCTAAGATTGACACATTCATAACATTTTGATTGTAAAAAAACTTAACATCTTTAAACTTTCAATGGCGTTGACCAGTGTGCGATTCTGAAGTAGTGGTGGCCTTTGGGACGTTTACATCATCTAGGAACGGtaatatattattcataaagAAAGAGGACCCACTACTCAAAAATATGTACAGCTAGATTGAAATCACAGGAGAATATGGTAATAGAAAAGAAGAATTTACTCTACTTTTATGTCTTTTAAGCCCACACATTGTTATTatgatgttttgttttattgaagTTTGAATCCATGTGTATATAGAAAGTGATTACTTGTGTTTATTTGTACTATTGCACTGATGATAGTGTTCAATCTGATTACATGGTTGGAGAAAAATCAAATTCATCCTTCAAATGGCTATTTCCTTAGTTATTGTGATGTTTTTAATGGTGGAAGATGGAATGTAAACATATGTAAAGTTACAGGGATCTATTTTTTTGTGATAGTATGTGTTCTAACATTCTGATGAGTATTTCTTTTTACTATATGTTTGGTATATATGAGTATTTTACTTCAAAATAGATTATCATTATCtttataccttttttttttgaacttaatcTTTATAcctttttcatacatttttatCATCAAATGTAAtgtcaattttgattaattatgCTTTCCATAGTTCGAAACCGTCTTGTAAATATCCTGCATTAGATTTACCAAGAAGCTCGCTGTTGTTTTGTGGGCCATAGGCGAAAGCAGTATGTTTACATTGTCAGTATTTTAAACTTCTTGTTTTAACGTAGACAAAATAAATCATGTGAATGATACATGACGTCCCATGACTGAGAGTAGATATGTATACTGCACGACGTTTTGATGTGTGCCAACGGTTTTACCGATTAATTAGGGTATAGATTATAAATACTAGTCCATTAATTACTTCGAGGCGGGGGAGTCTATATATAGTTTAGCGAATGATTAATCTTTTGCAGTAATGTACTAGAAGATAAACCTGGCGCATGCGCTAGGTGAAttcttataataatgtttgtttttggaatgattttaacattttgcaacactacaatctttatcgattataaaatgatgaatacaaatgttggtctcttaaatatatcatcgtagttgaagagttaacgtattacatctcattttaattatttttaagacttcatatgcataaaagaaaattaagttttatggctgacacaaatcaccaaaaccaaataggcaacatcgattgtataatgacgaaagaggattaggttttctgctctcgatttttttactattgattctgcataagtgatttcattttctacctctatagtATTGTGTTTTCGTTCTCGTCTTtatttcattgatatgagttaagtttctttttttaacttattttatgaattcagtgaattacataagtatcaattaaaaaaatggacatctctaaaaattagtttcactccatatacatatctaagaatcaaaattttgaaaaaaaatcactggcaaactatattaacaggttagtgttcaaatctaatatatcaagttgttatataatataagtgcagactcaaaatataaatgtttgcgtaatatatattcaccagctcggtcaaaaaattatctaattagaacaacaaaacaaattgcTTATTTCACCATTTCAggtaatatctgaatccgaacgggtaatatccgaactcGAATGAATATctgaagataaccaaacataaatatacttaactctatatttctagtttatttctctcattttattcaaaatatttatattaatgatttttattgctcaaaattagataatatacaaataattatgaacaaaatcatttgctactcacttaaaatacatatcaagttcttgtttcttgcattaacaaactttgcatctaaaatttcaaaataacaactaaattagtgtctttctatttttaaagttttatctccaaatctattaatagtttaatctttaaaaaattaaaaaaacaggtaagttaaaatatattttaaatacaaaaaacttaaacaatgaataatttatttttttcttttcaaaatttaaatacccgatctaaaatatccgaacccgaacataaaatacccgaacccgactcgaagtgtagaaatacccgaacaaGTTCTATTcctttatactgaaatatccGATACAAACCTGAACGTGTATCGAACCTCCACTCTtatgatatatgatcatttgtatcttgcttggacaaaaaaagttaaaccattgatcccaaattttttaatgtgggatttttaccatttttagtaagtTTTTCTTATCCACACCATAATTTTGGTCTATCATCCACACCATAATTTTGGATGATAATTTTGGtcttattaatgttttttcttttggttctgTTATTTGAAGCCAATAATTTGGAACTTGGATGGATACTTTGTGTGGTTTTTTAATCCAGCTTAAGAATGTAATCGTGTTAAGTTATTATCAAaatatctacaaaaaaaaaaatacttgtaaGCTTGTAAAGAGTTCCTCCAAGCTGatccacataaaaaaaatatacttatgtatcaaatataaaaatatggaaacataTATAAGTGGGTGAAGAAGATAGGATAGAAGAAGAGGTGAGAGAAGACTCAATGTTAACAGCGTTTGCAGTCAACGCGCGTTCTCAGATTTTGGCGTTCCCAGCGATCAGTTTCCGCCTCCGTATAAATACCTTACGTCAATCTCCTCCTTGGCTTCTCCTTCTCAACAAAACCTTCTCCAATCAACGACCCGAGTCTCGCTatcgttcttcttcttcttccagtCCAATCTCTGCGACCATGGGATCTTCCAAGGACCGACTTCAGTATCCTTTAGCTCGGCGTGATGAGTCCGTCGTCGAGGATTATCACGGCCTCAAAATCAAAGATCCATATCGTTGGTAAGCGCTTTCAACCGATTCTCTGCATATCATTtcattagttatttaaattttgggagAACCGAAACAATTTGCTATGCTTAGAACCGGTTCTCATCTCATTTAGTTATTTGAATTTTGGATTttggattttgaatttttgggaGAAACCGAAACAACTGTTTCATTTCGCTATGTTTCATTGACTTTTGCCAGGTTAGAGGATCCCGATGCTGAAGAAGTGAAGGAGTTTGTGCAAAACCAAGTGAGACTAACAGATTCCGTACTCGAAAACTGCGAAACTAAAGAGAAGCTCCGTCACAATATAACCTCCCTCATTGATCATCCACGCTACGGTTCACCGTTCAGACGAGGGGACAAGTACTTTTACTTCCACAACACCGGTCTACAAGCACACAGCGTTCTGTACATGCAGGtctttgtttgtgtgtgttttgtaacttttgtttttttttattcatttgagTTTTGATTGGTGTTGTCTTCCAGGGTGATTTAGAAGCTGAGCCTGAGGTCTTGCTTGATCCCAACACTCTTAGCGATGATGGAACAGTGTCCTTAAACACGTTTTCTATCAGCGAGGATGCTAAGTACTTGGCCTATGGTCTTAGCTCAAGTGGTAGTGACTGGGTGGCGATTAAGGTTATCAAAATTGATGATAAGAAAGTGGAGCCTGATACTTTATCATGGGTATGTTCATTACACCTGCCTGCTACTGGTTCTTTAAGTTCTTCTACCATATATACTTCATGATCCTTTTGTTGAACAGGTTAAGTTCAGTGGGATTACATGGACGCATGATACTAAAGGATTTTTCTACGGTCGTTACCCTGCCCCCAAGTAAGTCAATACATGTGTTGGAAGAAGCCTTTTTAAGCTAGTTCAGATAGCTTAGCTGCTCTGCCCTTTTTGATCTCCAGGGATGGAGAGGATATTGATGCTGGCACCGAGACTAATTCTAACCTTTATCATGAGATGTACTACCATTTCCTTGGGACAGATCAGTCTCAAGATATCTTATGCTGGAGAGATCATGAGAATCCCAAGTATATGTTTGGAGCTGAAGTCACCGACGATGGGAAGGTAACACACCCATGTTCTTTATCTGGAACCTTACTTAATTTAAATTACATCATGTTGTTTCTTCATGCAGTACCTATTCATGAGCATTGGAGAGGGTTGTGACCCTGTCAACAAATTATACTACTGCGACCTTTCTTCACTTTCAGGAGGTCTTGAGAGTTTCAGAGGAAGCAGCACTTTTCTTCCTTTCGTCAAGCTTATTGACACATTCGACGCTCAATATATTGTTATCTCAAATGATGACTCACTGTTTACATTCTTGACAAATAAAGATGCCCCTAAGTACAAATTAGTCCGAGTTGATCTAAAGGAACCGACCAGTTGGACAGATGTTATTGAAGAACACGAGAAGGATGTCCTGGAATCAGCGTGTGTAGTCAATAGGAATCAACTGGTTGTATGCTATATGAGCGATGTAAAGCACATTCTGCAAATTCGGGACTTGGAATCTGGTTCTTTGCTTCACCAGTTAGATGTAGATATTGGTTCAGTATCTGATGTTTCTGCTCGGCGCAAGGACAATGCCTTCTTCTTTAGCTTTACTAGCTACCTCACTCCTGGTGTGATTTACAAGTGTGACTTAGCTAATGGATCTCCAGAAGTTAAGGTGTTCCGGGAGGTCGCTGTTCCTGGATTCGACAGAGAAGCATTTCAAGCCACTCAGGTAACACATTCTCTTGTACTAACGTCCTTTTCCCTCCATAATCATTTTTGCATTGTGTACtttcaatgttcaagaaatggCTAGTCGACAATTAGACTCTTTATAGAATATATTGATTATATGGGCGCTTAGGCTAGACCGATTCTTTGGACGCCTACAccgatttttaaaaagaatagttTAAGAAATATTATCTGGTTTAGATCCGATTTACCGgctgatttttagaacactgcgTATGTTAAAGTTTCTTTTGCTCCTCTTGATAGGTCTTCTTTCCCAGCAAGGATGGAACGAAGATACCAATGTTTATTGTGGCGAAAAAGGGTATCAAGCTAGATGGATCACACCCATGTTTGCTGTACGCATATGGTGGGTTCAACATAAGTATAACACCATCTTTCAGTGCGAGTCGCATTGTGCTTAGCAAGCATCTAGGTGTTGTTTTCTGCTTTGCAAACATTCGGGGTGGTGGGGAGTATGGTGAGGAATGGCACAAAGCGGGTTCACTTGCCAAAAAGCAGAACTGCTTCGACGACTTCATATCTGGGGCAGAGTATCTCGTGTCCGCTGGTTATACACAACCGAGTAAGCTTTGTATTGAAGGTGGGAGTAATGGTGGACTCCTGATCGGTGCTTGTATAAACCAGGTAACGGTATTAATTTcctattttatttagtttgcaTACTTAGATATAAAGGTTTTGATCGATGTGCAGAGACCAGACCTTTTTGGTTGTGCTTTGGCTCACGTGGGTGTTATGGATATGCTACGGTTTCACAAGTTTACCATAGGTAAGTTCAGTTAGCtccactctctctctttctcgttTCAGTATCTCAGGAGGTGTTATGTATGCATAGGCCATGCGTGGACTTCTGACTATGGTTGCTCCGAGAATGAAAAGGAGTTCCATTGGCTGATAAAGTGAgtctgtttatatatatatggttatcTGATGTTGTGCTAGATTGTTTTCAATGCTGatacaaagttaaaattcgGATGTGAATTGTAAAAGGTACTCGCCTCTGCACAATGTGAAGAGACCATGGGAGCAACAAACTGATAGTTTAGTTCAGTACCCATCAACCATGTTACTGACAGCTGATCATGATGACAGAGTTGTGCCACTTCACTCTTTGAAGTTGCTTGCGGTCCGTTTcaacttttctttctttcttttttttattgtatagaTTTGATTTTTGACTATTTACTAAGGAGTCCATATCGTTAAACTTGCGTACATCTACAGACGATGCAACACGTGCTGTGCACAAGCTTAGAGAATAGTCCGCAGACAAACCCCATAATAGGTCGCATAGAAGTTAAGGCCGGCCACGGAGCTGGTCGCCCAACACAAAAGATTGTAATGATAAAATTCtcttttcttatgttttaaattaaataacaacatttttccttacatgGCTGACTGATTTTGAGATGTTGAACAGATTGATGAAGCGGCGGATCGGTATTCGTTCATGGCAAAGATGGTCAATGCTACATGGACCTAGTAAAACAATAGATACTCTTTACCTACATGCAGGACCAGATATCATTCTGAATTTGTTGTGTCCAAAGAACTTTGTATTACGTATAAGCAAAGGTTTGACACAATGTTTCTTTCACGCTCTATGGTTCCGTTCATGGGAGTAACAACTATTGATCTTTAGTTATCCAACCGGGAACATGAACCAAGACAATAGAGCCTATTACCTCATTGAACAATAATATCTTAGGCGCTTGTTGGTCTAATTTGAaccatatatacaaatatatggtATCCTCCCAAAACACATTTGTATCTTTACTACAGCACATGAGATACAAACATCAAGAGTGAAAGTCTTATCTATGGCTGTTTCCGAGAAGCAAACATCAGCAATCTTCAAATTGTAATGTATGGCAGCCCTTACATGGCAAAACATTTAAATGTATCTAGTGAAGCTGACCAGTTTAGTAACTAGACCTATTGGTCATAACTCGGCTTGCACATTAGATGCATATTCTGCACTGTTTAGTTTTGTTTCTAAATTAACTGAATATTCATAATATCATCGCAAACTGAAACACTACGTCAATAAGGCTTACAACAGaactatataactatatatcGAATAAAGTTTCACTCTagagattattttttaaaaagaataaaaattgaGACCTCGAGCTGAGATCGTTACAAACTGATATACTAATTTGACCATTACTCTTCCATAGAATGAATCAGCTGGTTTGGTTGACCATCTCTCTTACTCCACATCTCAAAGCGGTCTGGTGCTACGACCGCTAGCTCTACCGCATAGAAGAGCGTTCTTGGGGATTGGGAATTCATCTCTGAGAGAAGTGGAGGTTGTGTAGACACGTAAATAGAGCTGTTGTCCTAAGTACTGCCTTGCCCAAAATTCGGATCTTAGGTTCCACATCCCTACGTTGTCCAATGCTATGTATATGGCCGTCCATGAACTCGGGTACACCtatagattaattaatatatttaattcacATTTGTCAAAAACATGCACTAGCTTTTGCCGTGAGTTTACCTGAACGGTGCAGCGAGCCAATGCATCGCGAAGATTATACTCATTCCTACTGTCAGGACTCCATTTCCCACCGTCCATTCTATATCACAAGAACACAATAGCATGTTATCATTTTCTAACTAATGCGTGGATCAAGTCAATACACGTACCCAACAACCCAAAAAGAGTATCCATCAAGATGCCAGGTCTGAACTATATTCTCCGGGTTTTCGAAAACAATCTCCACAAAGGTTCTGTAGTCTGCTTGCAAAACAGATGTGTCGAGGTATATTCCACCACCGGTGGGTTGGCTCTGCACGCTTCCAACTCTGTAAACACCATCAATCTTGAAGTAGTCCGCTAGTTTCAAAGGAGTGTCTGCTGGCTTAAACGATACGCTGTTGACCGCGTATCGTTGCTTCCCGTTGACCTGACCAGCAGAGCTAGCGAGTCTGATGGTTCTTGTGGTGTTTATCATACCGTAGTGGTATGATCCTTGTGGGTTAGGCCTTGGTCCACTCGCTGTAAGGTTAGTCCTACAAGACAAGAAGATAACAGAGTCAGACCAAAACACCaagaatcagattttttttttgttaagtccaaaaaaaaaaaaaaaaatcagatttatttatttatttattttatattatatttttggaaagaaaGGTACCTGATGGCTCGGGCCTGGTTCAAGGACCAGTCGATTTGTATGGTTGGACCACCAGGGATAGGACCAGAGACGCCGCCAGAAGAACCGCTGTAGCGGAGAACGCCAGTGGTGGTGAGGACAGTGGAGGTGAACCGAGAAGAGACCACCACGTAATAATCATGTGCAGGCTGGTCAGCAGTTACAAGGACTGAGTAAGACTGACCAACGTGAACATCGAAAGAAGAGAAAGTAGTCTGAAGAGTGTGAGTTCCTTCGACTTCGACTACTTTCATCTTGTGGTTTTGAATGCGGAAGTTGAGGGAGTGCTGTAGCCCTACATTGGATATTCTCAGCCTGTACGTCTTACCTGAAGAGCTCGATCATAAATTAATCAGTAAACTGGACAATACTGTCTGTATGCTGCCACAGAATATTTACCAAATCACCTTCAATGGGAGGTTTTAACCATTGGAGTCTAAAAACACATATATGTGTATCAGGCCCCGGCTCAAATA encodes:
- the LOC106381390 gene encoding prolyl endopeptidase-like; this encodes MLTAFAVNARSQILAFPAISFRLRINTLRQSPPWLLLLNKTFSNQRPESRYRSSSSSSPISATMGSSKDRLQYPLARRDESVVEDYHGLKIKDPYRWLEDPDAEEVKEFVQNQVRLTDSVLENCETKEKLRHNITSLIDHPRYGSPFRRGDKYFYFHNTGLQAHSVLYMQGDLEAEPEVLLDPNTLSDDGTVSLNTFSISEDAKYLAYGLSSSGSDWVAIKVIKIDDKKVEPDTLSWVKFSGITWTHDTKGFFYGRYPAPKDGEDIDAGTETNSNLYHEMYYHFLGTDQSQDILCWRDHENPKYMFGAEVTDDGKYLFMSIGEGCDPVNKLYYCDLSSLSGGLESFRGSSTFLPFVKLIDTFDAQYIVISNDDSLFTFLTNKDAPKYKLVRVDLKEPTSWTDVIEEHEKDVLESACVVNRNQLVVCYMSDVKHILQIRDLESGSLLHQLDVDIGSVSDVSARRKDNAFFFSFTSYLTPGVIYKCDLANGSPEVKVFREVAVPGFDREAFQATQVFFPSKDGTKIPMFIVAKKGIKLDGSHPCLLYAYGGFNISITPSFSASRIVLSKHLGVVFCFANIRGGGEYGEEWHKAGSLAKKQNCFDDFISGAEYLVSAGYTQPSKLCIEGGSNGGLLIGACINQRPDLFGCALAHVGVMDMLRFHKFTIGHAWTSDYGCSENEKEFHWLIKYSPLHNVKRPWEQQTDSLVQYPSTMLLTADHDDRVVPLHSLKLLATMQHVLCTSLENSPQTNPIIGRIEVKAGHGAGRPTQKIIDEAADRYSFMAKMVNATWT
- the LOC106381391 gene encoding L-ascorbate oxidase homolog, with amino-acid sequence MAANASFATTLTILFSLLFAVTAEDPYRFFNWNVTYGDIYPLGVRQQGILIDGKFPGPDIHSVTNDNLVINIFNNLDEPFLLSWNGVQQRRNSYVDGVYGTTCPIPPGKNYTYMLQVKDQIGSFYYFPSLAFHKAAGGFGGIRILSRPRIPVPFPDPAGDYTVLIGDWYKSNHTDLKAKLDSGRKLPLPDGILINGRGTGATLNVEQGKTYRLRISNVGLQHSLNFRIQNHKMKVVEVEGTHTLQTTFSSFDVHVGQSYSVLVTADQPAHDYYVVVSSRFTSTVLTTTGVLRYSGSSGGVSGPIPGGPTIQIDWSLNQARAIRTNLTASGPRPNPQGSYHYGMINTTRTIRLASSAGQVNGKQRYAVNSVSFKPADTPLKLADYFKIDGVYRVGSVQSQPTGGGIYLDTSVLQADYRTFVEIVFENPENIVQTWHLDGYSFWVVGMDGGKWSPDSRNEYNLRDALARCTVQVYPSSWTAIYIALDNVGMWNLRSEFWARQYLGQQLYLRVYTTSTSLRDEFPIPKNALLCGRASGRSTRPL